One Primulina tabacum isolate GXHZ01 chromosome 10, ASM2559414v2, whole genome shotgun sequence DNA segment encodes these proteins:
- the LOC142505849 gene encoding F-box/kelch-repeat protein At3g61590-like isoform X1 — translation MEEENPWVSHSISSPSLEFDSFSELHEQTDKEVAAVYMDFILPDDLLERILAYLPIASIFRAGSVCKRWREIVTSKRFIRNYSLAVSPKPWYFMFTSSDEPVGYAYDLVLRKWHSIDLPCIGTSNWSIASSCGLVCFMDDDRRRELYVCNPITFCWRAVVEPPGPRFSDYRALAISVDRASHSYKILVVKSRQVPGNLFQCNLSIYMYKSESMTWGTILTESLTGWRAGDESVICDGVLYFLIYSTGCGDPDNRHGLIMYNLGSRPSNALLMRSFIAAPCSITCGRLMNLKEKLVLVGGIGKPDCPGVIKGIGIWALKGREWQEITRMPHKYFYGFGEFDDVFASSGTDDLVYIQSYGAPALLIFNLSLKQWKWSQKSPVTKKFPLQLFTGFCFEPRLEISP, via the coding sequence atggaAGAGGAAAATCCATGGGTGAGCCATAGCATTTCTAGCCCCTCCTTGGAGTTCGATTCATTCTCAGAGCTTCATGAGCAAACTGATAAAGAAGTTGCTGCGGTttatatggatttcattttaccTGATGATCTGTTGGAACGAATATTGGCCTATCTCCCCATTGCTAGCATTTTCAGGGCAGGCTCAGTATGTAAAAGATGGCGTGAAATTGTAACGTCGAAGAGGTTCATCCGGAATTATTCTCTTGCAGTGTCACCAAAACCTTGGTACTTTATGTTCACAAGCTCAGACGAACCAGTTGGTTATGCATATGATCTGGTCCTTAGAAAATGGCACAGCATCGATCTCCCCTGCATTGGTACGTCCAACTGGTCCATTGCTTCATCTTGTGGGTTGGTTTGCTTCATGGATGATGATAGGAGGAGAGAGTTGTATGTCTGTAACCCAATAACCTTTTGCTGGAGGGCAGTAGTTGAGCCTCCTGGCCCAAGATTTTCCGATTATCGTGCATTAGCCATTTCAGTGGACAGAGCATCTCATAGTTACAAGATATTAGTTGTTAAATCTAGGCAGGTACCTGGAAATTTATTCCAGTGTAATCTCTCCATTTACATGTATAAGTCCGAATCAATGACCTGGGGGACGATTTTGACTGAGAGCCTAACAGGATGGCGAGCTGGTGATGAGAGCGTGATATGCGATGGGGTATTGTACTTCCTGATTTACTCAACTGGATGTGGTGATCCTGACAATCGCCATGGCCTGATCATGTATAATCTCGGAAGCCGACCCTCCAATGCTTTGCTCATGAGGAGTTTCATTGCTGCACCTTGTTCCATCACTTGTGGTCGCTTGATGAACCTGAAAGAAAAACTTGTACTGGTTGGGGGAATCGGAAAACCAGATTGTCCTGGTGTTATCAAGGGGATCGGTATTTGGGCTCTGAAGGGTAGAGAATGGCAGGAGATAACCCGAATGCCCCACAAGTACTTTTATGGTTTTGGCGAGTTTGATGATGTATTTGCCAGCAGCGGAACTGATGATCTTGTGTACATCCAGAGCTATGGAGCGCCCGCTCTTCTTATTTTTAACTTGAGCTTAAAGCAGTGGAAGTGGTCGCAGAAATCTCCGGTAACCAAGAAGTTTCCACTTCAGCTCTTTACTGGTTTTTGCTTCGAACCCAGGCTAGAAATTTCTCCTTAA
- the LOC142505695 gene encoding WRKY transcription factor 22-like: MEDDWDLQAVVRGCSSTAAPSAKAKASCAQVFSTFRQNHNFCSTGFQDMFEPRKENLVHELQDLYKPFFPKPRPPQAVFAQHSSPISPLPVLGGSQDQSAEQQQRLQVVRQKKQSFSFPNVFKPNNPTPRSKRRKNNLKRVCHVSAESLSSDTWSWRKYGQKPIKGSPYPRGYYKCSTLKDCMARKQVERNRSDPGMFIVTYTAEHNHPLPTQRNSLAGIARQKPTTPSSEDPSKNTSSPVMSPVNPNSPAPNNLESRRDDREDLAERDDNDSEFNVSNMALEDDFFVGLEDFIVGPVTDNCFLDHIPASFQFPWLATHPTTTAAGGG; this comes from the exons ATGGAGGATGATTGGGATCTACAGGCGGTTGTCAGGGGCTGTTCATCCACCGCCGCCCCATCCGCCAAAGCCAAAGCTTCCTGTGCTCAAGTTTTCAGCACCTTTCGTCAAAATCACAACTTTTGCTCCACAGGCTTCCAAGATATGTTTGAACCCAGGAAAGAAAACTTGGTACATGAGTTACAAGATCTTTACAAGCCTTTCTTCCCGAAACCGCGGCCTCCACAAGCAGTGTTTGCTCAACATAGTTCACCAATTTCACCTCTCCCTGTTCTTGGAGGATCGCAAGATCAATCAGCAGAGCAACAGCAGCGTTTGCAAGTTGTTAGGCAAAAGAAGCAGTCTTTCTCCTTTCCCAATGTCTTCAAACCAAATAATCCCACCCCGAGGTCAAAAAGAAG GAAGAATAATTTGAAGAGGGTCTGCCATGTATCCGCAGAGAGTTTATCTTCTGATACGTGGTCTTGGAGAAAATATGGGCAAAAACCCATCAAAGGCTCCCCTTATCCAAG GGGTTATTACAAATGCAGTACCTTAAAGGATTGTATGGCCCGGAAACAAGTGGAGAGAAACAGATCCGACCCTGGAATGTTCATAGTCACCTACACGGCAGAGCACAACCATCCCCTGCCAACTCAACGGAACTCACTCGCCGGCATCGCGCGTCAGAAGCCGACCACCCCAAGTTCTGAAGACCCCAGCAAGAACACATCATCTCCAGTTATGTCACCAGTGAATCCCAACTCGCCGGCGCCGAACAATCTGGAGAGCAGAAGAGACGATAGAGAGGACTTGGCTGAACGTGATGACAATGACAGTGAATTTAATGTCTCAAACATGGCATTGGAAGATGATTTCTTTGTGGGTTTGGAGGATTTTATCGTTGGACCCGTGACTGACAATTgcttcttggatcacatcccgGCAAGCTTTCAGTTTCCTTGGCTTGCCACTCATCCAACTACTACCGCCGCCGGTGGTGGTTGA
- the LOC142505849 gene encoding F-box/kelch-repeat protein At3g61590-like isoform X2, with the protein MEEENPWVSHSISSPSLEFDSFSELHEQTDKEVAAVYMDFILPDDLLERILAYLPIASIFRAGSVCKRWREIVTSKRFIRNYSLAVSPKPWYFMFTSSDEPVGYAYDLVLRKWHSIDLPCIGTSNWSIASSCGLVCFMDDDRRRELYVCNPITFCWRAVVEPPGPRFSDYRALAISVDRASHSYKILVVKSRQVPGNLFQCNLSIYMYKSESMTWGTILTESLTGWRAGDESVICDGVLYFLIYSTGCGDPDNRHGLIMYNLGSRPSNALLMRSFIAAPCSITCGRLMNLKEKLVLVGGIGKPDCPGVIKGIGIWALKGREWQEITRMPHKYFYGFGEFDDVFASSGTDDLVYIQSYGAPALLIFNLSLKQWKWSQKSP; encoded by the exons atggaAGAGGAAAATCCATGGGTGAGCCATAGCATTTCTAGCCCCTCCTTGGAGTTCGATTCATTCTCAGAGCTTCATGAGCAAACTGATAAAGAAGTTGCTGCGGTttatatggatttcattttaccTGATGATCTGTTGGAACGAATATTGGCCTATCTCCCCATTGCTAGCATTTTCAGGGCAGGCTCAGTATGTAAAAGATGGCGTGAAATTGTAACGTCGAAGAGGTTCATCCGGAATTATTCTCTTGCAGTGTCACCAAAACCTTGGTACTTTATGTTCACAAGCTCAGACGAACCAGTTGGTTATGCATATGATCTGGTCCTTAGAAAATGGCACAGCATCGATCTCCCCTGCATTGGTACGTCCAACTGGTCCATTGCTTCATCTTGTGGGTTGGTTTGCTTCATGGATGATGATAGGAGGAGAGAGTTGTATGTCTGTAACCCAATAACCTTTTGCTGGAGGGCAGTAGTTGAGCCTCCTGGCCCAAGATTTTCCGATTATCGTGCATTAGCCATTTCAGTGGACAGAGCATCTCATAGTTACAAGATATTAGTTGTTAAATCTAGGCAGGTACCTGGAAATTTATTCCAGTGTAATCTCTCCATTTACATGTATAAGTCCGAATCAATGACCTGGGGGACGATTTTGACTGAGAGCCTAACAGGATGGCGAGCTGGTGATGAGAGCGTGATATGCGATGGGGTATTGTACTTCCTGATTTACTCAACTGGATGTGGTGATCCTGACAATCGCCATGGCCTGATCATGTATAATCTCGGAAGCCGACCCTCCAATGCTTTGCTCATGAGGAGTTTCATTGCTGCACCTTGTTCCATCACTTGTGGTCGCTTGATGAACCTGAAAGAAAAACTTGTACTGGTTGGGGGAATCGGAAAACCAGATTGTCCTGGTGTTATCAAGGGGATCGGTATTTGGGCTCTGAAGGGTAGAGAATGGCAGGAGATAACCCGAATGCCCCACAAGTACTTTTATGGTTTTGGCGAGTTTGATGATGTATTTGCCAGCAGCGGAACTGATGATCTTGTGTACATCCAGAGCTATGGAGCGCCCGCTCTTCTTATTTTTAACTTGAGCTTAAAGCAGTGGAAGTGGTCGCAGAAATCTCCG TGA